In Deinococcus psychrotolerans, a genomic segment contains:
- a CDS encoding MBL fold metallo-hydrolase, whose protein sequence is MTVVRVVPLAAGECLNIAALTERGAAWRVKVYPAGFALLLHPVRGAVLFDTGYSFRVPELMRRWPGLLYGLITPVRLQPWQTPLAQLARLGITAQDVRHVIVSHLHADHVGALRDFPAADIYLDAGAYPPLRGLRGLRAVRRAFLPELLPPDFEARSRALTFKPAPPAFAPFEQVADVFGDGSVYALPVPGHAPGMIALVVRTREDAALDGNGGGLTLLASDAAWSAKAARSGEAGHPLANLLSWDVKQGQRSREQLRDWLAAHPRTRVIVSHDAPEPESSV, encoded by the coding sequence ATGACCGTTGTAAGGGTGGTGCCTCTGGCAGCGGGCGAGTGTCTGAATATTGCCGCACTGACCGAACGCGGCGCAGCCTGGCGGGTGAAGGTGTATCCGGCAGGCTTTGCCCTGCTGCTGCACCCGGTGCGGGGTGCGGTGCTGTTCGATACCGGCTACAGTTTCCGGGTGCCGGAGCTGATGCGGCGCTGGCCGGGTCTGCTGTATGGACTCATCACGCCGGTTCGCCTCCAGCCCTGGCAAACGCCGCTGGCGCAGCTCGCCCGCCTCGGCATCACGGCTCAGGACGTGCGGCACGTGATCGTCTCACACCTGCACGCCGATCATGTGGGAGCGCTGCGCGACTTTCCAGCGGCGGACATATATCTCGACGCTGGAGCCTATCCACCGCTCCGGGGCTTGCGGGGCCTGCGGGCGGTGCGGCGGGCCTTTTTGCCAGAACTCCTGCCGCCAGATTTCGAGGCCAGAAGTCGGGCGCTGACGTTTAAACCCGCTCCACCGGCTTTCGCCCCCTTTGAGCAGGTGGCCGACGTGTTCGGCGACGGCAGCGTGTACGCCCTACCCGTGCCGGGCCACGCGCCGGGCATGATTGCCCTGGTGGTGCGAACGCGTGAAGATGCTGCGCTGGACGGCAACGGCGGCGGCCTGACCCTGCTGGCCAGCGACGCCGCTTGGAGTGCGAAAGCGGCCCGAAGCGGCGAGGCGGGCCACCCGCTTGCCAATCTGCTGTCCTGGGACGTGAAGCAGGGCCAGCGCAGCCGTGAGCAGCTCCGTGACTGGCTTGCCGCTCACCCCCGAACCCGCGTGATCGTCAGCCACGATGCACCGGAGCCGGAATCCAGTGTTTGA
- a CDS encoding F390 synthetase-related protein, with protein sequence MFDRLRVLTHALNESRLMFRDRATLERHQSRLAAEQLRWVAVHSSYTAQRFRQAGLSVGQWRQLPPISKAEMMANFDTLNTAGVTLAEVLDVARRAEASRDFSPGLPGNLTVGLSSGTSGSQGAFLVSRAERLQWAGAVLRHLLPDWPAGLLRRQRVAFVLRAEGQLYRSVGSSRLHFEFLDLLRPVDELAERLTAARPTLLIGPPSVLRALLNAGATAYPERVVSVAEVLEDADRTALQAGFGPVVEVYQATEGLLALPCPHGHLHLNEAHVHFDFEALGNGYVQPVLTDLRRRAQPMIRHRLNDLLVLADGCTCGQAARRVVQIAGRQDDALNLPSASGTRLTIWPDFVRGALNRVASLCEYRAEQVGAATLHLQLDPDAPALREAAGHEIGAAFTRLGVGDIELTFGPLLADLPGAKRRRVVRSWH encoded by the coding sequence GTGTTTGACCGCCTGAGAGTGCTGACTCACGCGCTGAACGAAAGCCGCCTGATGTTTCGTGACCGCGCCACGCTAGAACGCCATCAATCCCGGCTGGCCGCCGAGCAGCTGCGCTGGGTCGCCGTTCACAGCTCCTACACCGCCCAACGCTTCCGGCAAGCGGGCCTGAGCGTGGGCCAGTGGCGACAGCTTCCGCCGATCAGCAAGGCCGAAATGATGGCGAATTTCGATACCCTCAACACCGCCGGAGTGACGCTGGCCGAGGTGCTGGACGTGGCCCGCCGCGCCGAGGCCAGCCGCGACTTCTCGCCCGGCCTGCCCGGAAACCTGACGGTAGGTCTCTCGAGCGGCACCAGTGGCAGCCAGGGTGCCTTTCTGGTCAGCCGCGCCGAGCGCCTCCAGTGGGCCGGGGCGGTGCTGCGCCACCTGCTGCCAGACTGGCCCGCGGGCCTGCTCCGGCGGCAGCGGGTGGCCTTCGTGCTGCGGGCCGAGGGCCAGCTCTACCGGAGTGTGGGTAGCTCACGCCTGCACTTCGAGTTTCTGGATCTGCTACGGCCCGTAGACGAATTGGCCGAGCGCCTCACCGCTGCCCGGCCCACCTTGCTGATCGGCCCACCGAGTGTGCTGCGCGCCCTGCTCAATGCTGGAGCCACCGCCTACCCCGAGCGCGTCGTCAGCGTGGCCGAGGTACTCGAAGACGCTGACCGCACCGCGCTGCAAGCCGGGTTCGGCCCGGTGGTGGAGGTGTATCAGGCCACCGAGGGGCTGCTGGCCCTGCCCTGCCCGCACGGCCACTTGCATCTCAACGAGGCGCACGTTCACTTCGACTTCGAGGCACTGGGCAATGGGTATGTCCAACCTGTCCTGACCGATTTGCGCCGCCGCGCCCAGCCAATGATCCGCCACCGCCTCAACGACCTGCTGGTGCTGGCGGACGGCTGCACCTGCGGACAGGCCGCCCGGCGGGTGGTGCAAATCGCCGGGCGGCAGGACGACGCCCTGAATCTGCCCTCGGCCTCCGGCACCCGCCTCACTATCTGGCCGGACTTCGTGCGGGGAGCGCTCAACCGGGTGGCCTCCCTGTGTGAGTACCGGGCCGAGCAGGTGGGGGCGGCGACGTTGCATCTTCAGCTCGACCCGGACGCGCCCGCCCTGCGGGAAGCAGCGGGACACGAAATAGGAGCGGCATTCACGCGCCTGGGCGTGGGTGACATAGAACTAACCTTCGGCCCGCTGCTGGCCGATTTGCCGGGAGCCAAGCGGCGGCGGGTGGTGCGGAGCTGGCACTGA
- a CDS encoding 3-oxoacyl-[acyl-carrier-protein] synthase III C-terminal domain-containing protein, whose protein sequence is MTTPLPFRILSTAQALPQRVVTTAEVAALCSVPAGVAEARSGVRERRWLSEGETALALGAQAAREALSAAQLEIGDVDVLLNASGSQLQPIPDGAALYARELGASGLAAYSLHGTCLSFLLALQHAALLIGTQRAQHVLIVSSESGSLGLNFAEAESSLLIGDGAAAVLLGPAESAAQGLHAARFETYPEGAAHTQIRGGGSLLNDRSPGGIQREDYLFEMQGLSILKLASRVVPGFLERLRPGLSAGLPGIDRVIPHQASASGLALMRRYGWPEERIEVTLPTLGNVIAASLPLTLHQTLSSGRANPGDRLLLVGTGAGLTVGGLIVTL, encoded by the coding sequence ATGACCACCCCGCTGCCCTTCCGAATCCTCTCCACCGCCCAGGCGTTGCCGCAGCGGGTGGTCACGACAGCGGAAGTGGCCGCACTATGTAGCGTGCCCGCTGGTGTGGCCGAGGCGCGCAGCGGGGTGCGTGAGCGGCGCTGGCTCTCGGAAGGCGAAACCGCGCTGGCACTGGGCGCACAGGCAGCGCGTGAAGCGCTCTCGGCAGCTCAACTTGAAATCGGCGACGTGGACGTGCTGCTCAACGCCTCCGGCAGCCAGCTGCAACCGATTCCCGACGGCGCGGCGCTATACGCCCGCGAACTGGGGGCAAGTGGACTGGCCGCCTACAGCCTGCACGGCACCTGCCTGAGCTTTTTGCTGGCGCTCCAGCACGCCGCCCTGCTGATCGGTACGCAGCGGGCACAGCATGTCCTGATCGTTAGCAGCGAGTCGGGCAGCCTGGGACTGAATTTCGCCGAGGCCGAGAGCAGCCTGCTGATTGGTGACGGAGCGGCGGCGGTGCTGCTGGGGCCTGCCGAGAGCGCGGCCCAGGGCCTGCACGCCGCCCGTTTCGAAACCTACCCGGAGGGCGCGGCCCACACCCAGATTCGGGGCGGCGGCAGCCTGCTCAATGACCGAAGCCCTGGCGGCATCCAGCGCGAGGATTACCTGTTCGAGATGCAGGGGCTGAGCATCCTGAAACTCGCCAGCAGGGTGGTGCCGGGTTTTCTGGAGCGGTTGCGCCCTGGCCTGAGCGCCGGGCTGCCGGGCATTGACCGCGTGATTCCGCACCAGGCCAGCGCGTCGGGCCTCGCCCTGATGCGGCGCTACGGTTGGCCCGAGGAGCGGATAGAAGTGACCCTGCCGACGCTGGGCAACGTGATCGCCGCCAGCCTGCCGCTGACCCTGCACCAGACGCTCAGCAGCGGGCGGGCCAATCCCGGCGACCGCCTGCTGCTGGTCGGCACCGGCGCGGGCCTCACGGTGGGCGGCCTGATCGTAACGCTTTGA
- a CDS encoding glycosyltransferase — MPRPPSRLFSLYLGAAAGFFILKSAVLLTNALTFPRLRPRDTPAPALRRRVSLLIPARDEAHNLPRTLPGLLAQGADEVIVLDDQSSDGTAEVARRLGASVISGQPLPDGWYGKPWACQQLGQAASGDVLIFTDADVAWKPGALGAILHELGDKQADLLSVLPRPERLTLGARFLTPLVDAVVLCYLPYPMISWPQPSLSTGNGQLMAFRRPAFELAGGYSGVRAQILEDTQLARRLKKQGGRLTLALGASAVGVTMYGSYPASVTGFGKNSLAIHLHSRPLLILSGLWHLAVYTLPWLLPMPWWLRLAGLLERSLVNLVTGRTRPLDLAEGFLAPITPLLAFPAYRRALGKRVTWKGRTYVQK; from the coding sequence ATGCCCCGCCCGCCTTCCCGCCTGTTTTCCCTCTATCTCGGCGCTGCCGCTGGGTTCTTCATTCTCAAAAGCGCGGTACTGCTGACCAATGCCCTCACCTTTCCGCGCCTTCGTCCGCGCGACACACCTGCTCCGGCCCTGCGACGGCGCGTCTCGCTGTTGATTCCGGCACGTGACGAGGCCCACAACCTGCCACGCACCCTGCCGGGGCTGCTGGCCCAGGGCGCGGATGAGGTGATCGTGCTGGACGACCAGAGCAGCGACGGCACCGCCGAGGTGGCCCGCCGACTGGGCGCAAGCGTCATCAGCGGCCAGCCACTGCCGGACGGCTGGTACGGCAAGCCCTGGGCCTGTCAGCAACTCGGCCAGGCGGCCAGCGGCGACGTCCTGATCTTTACCGACGCCGACGTGGCCTGGAAGCCGGGTGCACTCGGCGCGATTTTGCATGAATTGGGCGACAAGCAGGCCGATCTGCTGAGTGTGCTGCCCCGGCCCGAACGCCTGACGCTGGGCGCACGCTTTCTGACACCGCTGGTGGACGCCGTGGTGCTGTGTTACTTGCCGTACCCGATGATCAGCTGGCCGCAGCCCAGCCTCAGCACCGGCAACGGCCAGCTGATGGCCTTTCGCCGCCCCGCCTTCGAGCTGGCTGGGGGCTACAGCGGCGTGCGGGCGCAGATTCTGGAGGACACCCAGCTGGCCCGGCGGCTCAAGAAGCAGGGCGGGCGGCTGACCCTGGCCCTCGGCGCGTCGGCGGTGGGCGTCACCATGTACGGGAGTTACCCCGCCTCGGTGACGGGCTTCGGCAAGAACTCGCTGGCGATTCACCTGCACTCGCGCCCGCTGCTGATTCTCTCGGGGCTGTGGCACCTGGCGGTCTATACCTTGCCCTGGCTGCTGCCCATGCCTTGGTGGCTGCGGCTGGCCGGGCTGTTGGAGCGCAGTCTGGTCAATCTGGTCACGGGCCGCACCCGCCCGCTCGATTTGGCGGAGGGGTTTCTCGCGCCGATCACGCCGCTGCTGGCCTTTCCGGCTTACCGCCGCGCTCTCGGCAAGCGGGTGACTTGGAAGGGCAGGACGTACGTGCAGAAGTAA
- a CDS encoding DUF2726 domain-containing protein, which yields MEFLALLLLVAVIWFIAWFRRKAARKPQPRKRLRPAPSGKVAAVRITAGGTTAEGSQIPASFPVQAKQYFFSRSEGQFYETLLEALQGGPYIAFPNVRLNDLMLIKASGSERQAVLGRLRDKHVDFLIVARAQYRPVLGIELDGASHENDQQQYRDAVKDTLFASARLPLLRLDARRLYRPAELSKLLNSALE from the coding sequence ATGGAATTTCTTGCCCTGCTGCTGTTGGTCGCCGTGATCTGGTTTATTGCCTGGTTCCGGCGCAAAGCGGCCCGCAAGCCTCAGCCGCGCAAACGTCTCCGGCCAGCACCCTCTGGCAAAGTTGCCGCAGTAAGAATCACAGCCGGAGGAACCACAGCCGAGGGGAGTCAAATCCCCGCCAGCTTCCCCGTTCAGGCCAAGCAGTATTTTTTCAGCCGCAGCGAAGGCCAGTTTTACGAAACCTTGCTGGAAGCCTTGCAAGGCGGCCCCTACATCGCTTTTCCCAATGTGCGCCTCAACGACCTGATGCTGATCAAAGCCAGCGGCAGCGAGCGCCAAGCCGTGCTGGGCCGCCTGCGAGACAAGCACGTTGACTTTTTGATCGTGGCCCGCGCCCAGTACAGGCCGGTGCTGGGCATCGAACTCGACGGCGCGTCGCACGAAAACGACCAGCAGCAGTACCGCGACGCCGTCAAAGACACCTTGTTCGCCAGTGCGCGGTTGCCGCTTTTGCGGCTCGACGCCCGCCGACTCTACCGCCCCGCCGAGTTGAGCAAGCTGCTCAACTCGGCGCTTGAATGA
- a CDS encoding tyrosine-type recombinase/integrase, translating to MTRTVQKEEHSSRRSNGDGSVTQDRKLANGENVYQWRIRVKLPTGQTKRLTGTFQGRSKQEAREAMYAAKTAAENGSAPQATRSMTIGDLLSEWMEQGRVYDGVRPRTLQLQSDLIRLHILPRIGDWTVAALNPTLLEEYHRTLIKETKLTRSRAQIHSLLNQALSYAVRRGYLIANPLREVKLPKRPQIMGAAAQTTIKAWTPEQAGQLAEAALKDGSVFAYAIVFALRTGLRLGEVFGLRWECVDLTEGWLKVEEVLSTHGPLSRSITSPKTTQSCRKIKLGRSALECLDHLKAAQTEQGHPDADYVFATREGTMQHPNNVNRTLKRLLTKAGLPRYSFHSLRHTFVSIAAHQNWSIKAVSVYVGHANTVITQTTYMHLWPEHQEAIELDL from the coding sequence ATGACCAGAACAGTTCAAAAAGAGGAACACAGCAGCCGTCGCAGCAATGGCGATGGATCGGTCACACAAGATCGCAAACTGGCGAACGGCGAAAACGTTTACCAGTGGCGGATTCGGGTCAAACTACCGACCGGACAGACGAAGCGGCTCACCGGGACTTTCCAGGGCCGCAGCAAGCAGGAAGCCAGGGAAGCCATGTACGCCGCCAAGACTGCTGCCGAGAACGGCTCAGCGCCGCAAGCCACCCGCAGCATGACCATCGGGGACTTGTTGAGCGAGTGGATGGAACAAGGCCGCGTTTATGACGGAGTGAGGCCCAGAACCCTGCAACTCCAGTCTGATCTCATTCGCCTGCACATCCTCCCGCGAATTGGCGACTGGACAGTGGCCGCTCTCAATCCCACGCTGCTGGAGGAATACCACCGGACACTGATTAAAGAAACCAAGTTAACTCGGAGCCGCGCTCAAATTCACAGCCTGCTGAACCAAGCCTTGAGCTACGCCGTTCGCCGAGGCTATCTGATTGCCAATCCGCTGCGTGAAGTCAAGCTCCCCAAACGACCGCAGATCATGGGTGCTGCGGCCCAGACAACCATCAAAGCTTGGACACCCGAACAAGCAGGTCAACTGGCAGAAGCCGCCCTCAAGGACGGCAGCGTGTTTGCTTACGCCATCGTCTTTGCGCTGCGAACGGGTCTGAGGCTTGGTGAAGTGTTCGGCCTGCGCTGGGAATGCGTTGACCTGACCGAGGGCTGGCTCAAGGTGGAAGAGGTGCTGTCCACTCACGGCCCGCTCAGCCGCAGCATCACATCGCCTAAAACAACACAGTCATGCCGCAAGATCAAGCTTGGCCGCTCGGCTCTGGAATGCCTTGATCACCTGAAAGCCGCTCAAACGGAGCAAGGCCATCCCGACGCCGACTACGTGTTTGCGACCCGTGAAGGCACGATGCAGCACCCCAACAATGTCAACCGTACCCTCAAGCGGCTGCTGACCAAAGCTGGACTGCCCCGCTACTCTTTTCATAGCCTGCGGCACACCTTCGTGAGTATCGCCGCTCATCAAAACTGGTCTATCAAGGCGGTATCAGTGTACGTCGGGCACGCCAACACGGTTATCACGCAGACGACCTACATGCACCTATGGCCCGAACACCAGGAAGCCATTGAGCTTGATCTGTAG
- a CDS encoding TOTE conflict system archaeo-eukaryotic primase domain-containing protein yields the protein MSEKQHGELTQLMMKLFPATSQRHLRAYEPEAGQRKNVLEIKRRAGSNDYAQHLDPSSWDVVGSLGLMPGILSGTIWRTPWAVMDFDEATPTDLADFFSVLTQHGLVFTVSHGTTGRGAHVWFFLDEAVTLKQAYKTLAFLKRAAKKQGHIDIHLRPVAASGKGVGIMLPYRGAAQDGLGANPLYSPLTGAQLDLWELAAAPLQSAKAFVKLGNLKSVEKFLARVRPKERPKLTSRLPSVLDDPSLRWNFELKRLNSLWQEGRRHYLTVAVTAYGVDLGIDPDTIRDDVMDLVESCNDEQAADREQAIEAGLKRQEAGEMLNAAHFYEEADVELPRAAELAEVRELLDVGVYDLMSQPWPGKAGKTDRSLYKALLYLAWEYGILHPEGVELSVAWSQLNDEANVASSNTLGNSLGRLEAAGLLSRAKCSFEGKSGSFVLLVTKRSILLRGGQDRECFGLSPALRNGGGALGKTREQIVDLLIWCGLPQTREDLASSMATRWQDLNEPLSTLVSDQIVHERGSGRGAFMDLVDNWRDLLERRQRSDGSTGRREGQREEATEKSRRYRKHIIAQQVANSQPLTANDDSPTSSPSSSAT from the coding sequence ATGAGCGAAAAACAGCACGGCGAACTGACGCAATTGATGATGAAACTCTTTCCAGCCACCTCTCAGAGGCATTTGCGGGCCTATGAGCCTGAAGCTGGACAACGCAAAAATGTGCTTGAAATTAAGAGACGTGCTGGCAGCAATGATTACGCGCAACACCTTGATCCAAGCTCGTGGGATGTGGTGGGCAGTCTCGGCTTGATGCCCGGCATTCTGTCCGGCACCATCTGGCGTACCCCTTGGGCCGTGATGGATTTTGACGAAGCGACTCCCACTGATCTAGCCGATTTTTTCTCGGTACTGACTCAGCACGGTTTGGTGTTCACGGTTTCCCACGGCACCACTGGACGTGGGGCACACGTCTGGTTCTTTCTCGATGAGGCGGTGACGTTGAAACAAGCCTATAAAACGTTGGCGTTCCTCAAGCGGGCAGCGAAGAAGCAGGGCCACATCGATATTCACCTCCGTCCTGTTGCTGCTTCGGGCAAAGGTGTAGGGATCATGCTGCCTTACCGGGGCGCGGCCCAAGACGGTCTCGGAGCCAATCCGCTGTACAGCCCATTGACGGGGGCGCAGCTTGATTTGTGGGAACTTGCGGCAGCGCCCTTACAGAGCGCCAAAGCCTTCGTCAAGCTCGGCAACTTAAAAAGTGTCGAGAAATTCCTGGCTAGGGTTCGTCCAAAAGAGCGGCCCAAGCTCACTTCCCGGTTGCCCAGCGTGCTGGACGACCCCTCACTACGCTGGAATTTTGAGCTAAAACGGCTCAACTCCCTCTGGCAAGAAGGACGGCGGCATTATCTGACGGTTGCAGTGACGGCTTACGGGGTGGATTTGGGCATTGACCCCGACACCATTCGGGACGACGTGATGGACTTGGTGGAGAGTTGCAACGATGAGCAAGCCGCAGACCGTGAGCAAGCCATTGAAGCGGGCCTCAAACGGCAAGAGGCTGGAGAAATGCTCAACGCCGCTCACTTTTACGAGGAAGCCGACGTGGAACTGCCCCGCGCCGCTGAACTCGCCGAGGTCAGGGAACTGCTGGATGTAGGCGTGTACGACTTGATGAGCCAGCCGTGGCCGGGCAAGGCAGGCAAGACCGACCGCAGCTTGTATAAGGCGCTTTTGTATCTGGCTTGGGAATACGGGATTCTGCACCCTGAAGGAGTGGAACTCAGCGTGGCCTGGTCACAGCTTAACGACGAAGCGAACGTGGCCTCCTCGAATACGTTGGGGAACAGTCTGGGCCGGTTAGAAGCTGCCGGATTACTGAGCCGAGCCAAATGTTCGTTTGAAGGCAAATCCGGCTCATTCGTTCTGCTGGTGACAAAACGAAGTATTCTTTTAAGGGGGGGCCAAGATAGGGAGTGCTTCGGTTTGTCACCGGCTCTGCGAAACGGTGGTGGCGCTCTGGGAAAGACCCGTGAGCAGATCGTAGATTTGTTGATCTGGTGCGGCTTGCCGCAGACAAGGGAAGACTTAGCCTCTAGCATGGCAACTCGCTGGCAAGACCTCAACGAGCCGCTTTCTACACTAGTTTCAGACCAGATCGTCCATGAGCGTGGGAGTGGTAGAGGAGCTTTCATGGACTTGGTTGACAATTGGCGTGACTTGTTAGAACGGCGTCAACGTTCAGACGGCAGCACTGGGCGTCGGGAAGGACAGAGAGAAGAGGCAACAGAGAAGTCCAGGCGGTACAGGAAACACATCATTGCTCAGCAAGTGGCCAACTCTCAGCCACTGACGGCCAACGACGACTCGCCGACTTCCTCACCCAGCTCGTCGGCCACCTGA
- a CDS encoding type I restriction-modification system subunit M gives MTAPSPAQLVARVWNLAHVLRNDGVGYGDYLEQITFLLFLKMADEMDGQPDAPQVPEEYRWDKLSELTGAALESQYRHTLEELAKEDGLLGVIFRKAQNKINDPANLKQVVGLIGRQQWMGLGFDVKGEIYEGLLQRNAEDVKGGAGQYFTPRPLIDAVVEVVNPKPGETIADPACGTGGFLLSARDYLATQYNLDPEQRRTLRESTFHGTDIVDSVVRLAAMNMFLHGIGGKSTPVERADSLAKQPSMGVDIVLANPPFGVKGTMVELDAEGNAVKQQQSYARTDFTATTSNKQLNFLQHILTLLNVGGRAAVVVPDNVLFEAGAGETIRRRLLHDCNLHTILRLPTGIFYAQGVKANVLFFDRHASGETHQTSQVWVYDLRTNLHFTLKTRQMKAADLRDFVEVYHADDRSQRQESERFKRYTLDEVLARDKVNLDIFWLKDDSLEEGSDLPAPQLLAAEIVESLEAALEEFRQVADELGEEVGESSLAVSG, from the coding sequence ATGACTGCCCCCAGCCCAGCCCAGCTTGTTGCCCGCGTCTGGAACCTCGCCCATGTCCTCCGAAACGACGGGGTGGGCTACGGCGATTACTTGGAGCAAATTACCTTTCTCTTATTCCTCAAGATGGCCGATGAGATGGACGGCCAGCCCGACGCCCCACAAGTACCGGAAGAGTACCGCTGGGACAAGCTCTCAGAACTGACCGGCGCAGCGCTGGAAAGCCAGTACCGCCACACCCTTGAGGAGCTGGCCAAAGAAGACGGCTTGCTCGGCGTCATTTTCCGCAAAGCTCAGAACAAGATCAACGACCCAGCCAACCTCAAGCAAGTGGTCGGGCTGATTGGCCGCCAGCAATGGATGGGGCTGGGCTTCGACGTGAAGGGCGAGATTTACGAAGGGTTGCTGCAACGCAATGCCGAGGACGTGAAGGGCGGGGCCGGGCAATACTTCACGCCCCGGCCCTTGATTGATGCGGTGGTGGAAGTCGTCAATCCCAAACCCGGCGAGACAATTGCTGATCCAGCTTGCGGAACAGGGGGCTTTCTACTTAGCGCCCGTGATTACCTCGCCACCCAGTACAACCTTGACCCCGAACAGCGCCGAACCTTGCGCGAATCCACCTTCCACGGCACTGACATCGTGGACAGCGTGGTGCGCCTGGCCGCCATGAATATGTTTCTCCACGGCATCGGCGGCAAATCCACGCCAGTGGAGCGGGCCGATAGCTTAGCGAAGCAGCCCTCAATGGGCGTGGACATCGTGCTGGCCAACCCGCCGTTCGGGGTCAAAGGCACGATGGTTGAACTGGACGCCGAGGGCAACGCCGTCAAACAGCAACAGAGTTACGCCCGCACCGATTTCACCGCTACGACGAGCAATAAACAACTGAACTTCTTGCAGCACATCCTTACGCTGCTCAACGTCGGGGGCCGGGCTGCCGTGGTGGTGCCGGACAACGTGCTGTTTGAAGCAGGCGCGGGCGAGACGATCCGCCGCAGGCTCCTTCACGACTGCAATCTGCACACCATCCTGCGGCTGCCCACTGGCATCTTCTACGCTCAGGGCGTGAAGGCCAATGTCCTGTTCTTCGACCGCCACGCCAGCGGCGAGACGCATCAGACGAGCCAGGTCTGGGTTTACGATCTGCGAACCAACCTGCACTTCACCCTTAAAACTCGGCAAATGAAAGCGGCTGATCTACGCGACTTCGTGGAGGTTTACCACGCCGATGACCGCAGCCAGCGGCAGGAAAGTGAACGTTTCAAGCGCTACACGCTCGATGAGGTGCTGGCCCGCGACAAGGTGAACTTGGACATTTTCTGGCTCAAAGACGACAGCTTGGAGGAAGGCAGTGATTTGCCCGCCCCACAACTGCTGGCCGCCGAGATCGTGGAGAGTCTGGAAGCCGCGCTTGAGGAGTTTCGTCAGGTGGCCGACGAGCTGGGTGAGGAAGTCGGCGAGTCGTCGTTGGCCGTCAGTGGCTGA
- a CDS encoding Fic family protein — protein MNAEAFGAASPGRLVRVDSAGEAFVPNVLPPDLVWDGRLARLLSEAGHALGELKTLARFLPNPYLFTRPFVVREAVLSSQIEGTQASISDVYALEAQAALFPQGEQRADAEEVSNYVRALEHGLRSELPISARLLREMHALLMSGVRGQHRQPGEFRRSQNWIGPPGAERRDATYVPPPPGDELREAISALERFIHADNDLPPLIEIALIHYQFEAIHPFVDGNGRIGRLLITLLLLQRGLLSQPLLYLSAYFERHRGSYYDLLLGVTLRGEWRQWLDFFLRGVALEARDATVRAQHLLDLRENWRKTYQQGRVSGTLLSALDVLFSAPVLTVRQLEAHLEVSYTSAQKIIERLESGGILEEVSGKQRNRIYRAPAIFAILDAQELRAEVPDRGSAVETITGGE, from the coding sequence GTGAATGCAGAGGCTTTTGGCGCGGCGAGTCCAGGCCGTCTGGTGCGGGTGGATTCGGCGGGCGAGGCGTTCGTGCCCAACGTGCTGCCGCCCGATCTAGTCTGGGATGGCAGATTGGCCAGGCTGCTCAGCGAGGCGGGGCACGCGTTGGGCGAACTCAAGACGCTGGCCCGCTTCCTGCCCAATCCGTACCTGTTTACCCGCCCCTTCGTGGTGCGTGAGGCGGTGCTGAGCAGCCAGATTGAAGGCACGCAGGCCAGCATCAGCGACGTGTACGCCCTGGAAGCGCAGGCCGCCCTCTTCCCGCAAGGCGAGCAACGCGCCGACGCCGAGGAGGTCAGCAACTATGTGCGGGCGCTGGAACACGGCTTGCGCTCCGAGTTGCCGATCAGCGCCCGGCTGCTGCGGGAGATGCACGCTTTGTTGATGAGCGGGGTGCGCGGCCAGCACCGGCAACCCGGCGAGTTCCGCCGCTCCCAGAACTGGATCGGCCCGCCAGGAGCCGAGCGCCGTGACGCGACGTATGTGCCGCCCCCGCCCGGCGACGAGTTGAGAGAGGCAATCAGCGCCCTGGAGCGCTTCATTCACGCCGACAACGACTTGCCGCCGCTGATTGAAATTGCCCTGATCCATTATCAGTTTGAGGCGATTCATCCCTTTGTGGACGGCAACGGGCGGATTGGTCGGCTGTTGATTACGCTGCTGTTGCTCCAGCGCGGGCTACTGTCTCAGCCGCTGCTCTACCTCTCGGCCTACTTCGAGCGGCATCGGGGCAGCTATTACGACTTGCTGCTGGGCGTTACCCTGCGCGGCGAGTGGCGGCAGTGGCTGGACTTCTTCCTGCGGGGCGTCGCACTTGAGGCCAGAGACGCCACCGTGCGGGCGCAGCACCTTCTCGACCTGCGGGAAAACTGGCGCAAGACCTACCAGCAAGGGCGGGTCAGCGGCACGCTGCTCAGCGCCCTGGACGTTCTGTTCAGCGCCCCAGTCCTGACCGTACGGCAGTTGGAGGCGCACCTGGAGGTGTCCTACACCAGTGCTCAGAAGATCATCGAGCGGTTGGAGTCGGGCGGCATTCTTGAAGAAGTCAGCGGTAAGCAGCGCAACCGGATTTACCGCGCTCCCGCTATCTTCGCCATTTTGGACGCCCAAGAACTCCGCGCCGAGGTGCCAGACCGGGGCAGCGCGGTGGAGACAATCACAGGCGGGGAGTGA